In bacterium HR17, the DNA window TGCAAAGTTTTTGCGAGGCGGGCGTTCGCACCGATTTTGTGCGGCGCGACCCTGCAACTGCGTCGGGCGTGGCACTCATCTTCGTGGACATGCACGGGCAAAACGAAATTGTCGTCGCACCAGGCGCCAACGGGTGCGTGAGCCGCGACGACATTGACGCGGCAGCGCCCGTTTTGAAAAACGCCCAAGCGCTACTGGTGCAGTTTGAGATCCCGTTGCCGACCGTCGGCTACGCTATCGGCGAAGCGAGCCGTCATGGCGCGTTAGTCGTCGTCAACCCTGCTCCCGCACCCCGTGACCCTTTGCCCGATGAGTGGTTTGGGTTGGTGGATGTGTGGACGCCCAATGAACGCGAAATTGAAGGCTTGACCGGCATCGCGGTGACGGACATGGACAGCGCTGAACGGGCGGCAAAGGCGTTGCTTGATCGGGGTGCCAAAGCCGTCGTGCTCACTTTGGGGGCGCAGGGAGCGTTGTCGGTGACACCCGCGTTCGTTCGGCACTTTCCCGCTTTCCCCGTCACCGCCGTCGATGCGACGGCGGCAGGGGACGCCTTTGCTGGGGCGTTGACCGTTCGGTTGGCGGAAGGGGCGCCGTTGGAAGAGGCGGTCATTTTCGCCAACGCGGCAGGTGCTCTGGCTTGCACCAAAGTGGGCGCTCAACCGTCTCTGCCGACCCGCACGGAAGTGGAGCAGTTTTTGCGGTCGCATGGGCTTAACCCGTAAGAGCCCAATCGGTTTCCACTCACGGTTGCGCGGCGGCGAGCCCTTTGGCGCTCAGCACTTTTTTCACCGCCGCCACCACTTCATCCACACCGATGGATTGCAAACACCGCACTTCAAAAGGGCACGGAAACTGTTTGCCGTCAAAGGGCGTCAGGCATGGCGAACAAGGCAACCGTTTGTAAAGCACCTGATGCGGACCGCTGGGCGGTCCGTAGTGGTCGGGCGTTTCAGGTCCAAACAGCGCCACGCAAGGCGTTCCCAACGCCGCCGCCAAATGCATCGGACCGCTGTCGTTGGTGACGAGCGCGGCGGCGCGCTCCAGAAGAAAACACAGTTCGTCCAAATTCAATTGCCCCGCTAAATTGTGCACGCGCGGGTGGGATGCCAACTCCGCCAACACCGATGTCACATATGCGCGTTCGCTGTCACTGCCAATAGCGACGAAGTGCAGGGACGGAAATACGGACAAAAGATGGCGCAACAGCGCCCGAAACCGCTCGGGGTGCCAGCGGCGCTGCGGTGCCAGTTCGCCCGCGTTGGGGTTGATAACGAGAAAGGGTTGAGGCAACGAGCGGATTGCGGGGGACACGCGGTTGAAGTCGTAACGCGGCGGAAATAAGACGGGCAGTGGGTCTGTGGGAATGCCCACCGCCCACGCCAAAGCGGCAAACAGTTCCGCTGTGTGACGGGGCGTGACGGGCAAATAGTGCGTGAGCAATCGCCCGCGCGGCGATTGCGCGTGGTGAAACCCGACCCGCACGGGTGCACCTGAAAGCCACGCTATCAGTGCCGATGCGTTGGCGAAAAACTCCAAGTCAAAAAATGCGTCGGGACGCCAACGACGCAGTCCTGCGATGAAGGACGGCAAAGTTGTGAGCGCTGCACCGAGAGAGCGGACATGCCATGCGAACACTTTGTCAACGGGCAACATCCGCGCCAACCCCGCGAGGTTCGCCGCCGTGACGAGGGCAATTTCCGCTTGCGGGAGGCAGCGCCGCAACAGTTGC includes these proteins:
- the rbsK_2 gene encoding Ribokinase yields the protein MRRDPATASGVALIFVDMHGQNEIVVAPGANGCVSRDDIDAAAPVLKNAQALLVQFEIPLPTVGYAIGEASRHGALVVVNPAPAPRDPLPDEWFGLVDVWTPNEREIEGLTGIAVTDMDSAERAAKALLDRGAKAVVLTLGAQGALSVTPAFVRHFPAFPVTAVDATAAGDAFAGALTVRLAEGAPLEEAVIFANAAGALACTKVGAQPSLPTRTEVEQFLRSHGLNP
- the rfaF_2 gene encoding ADP-heptose--LPS heptosyltransferase 2 produces the protein MSLRRLYQLDAIWGGWSCRIAGVTVRRSAASPSPSEWRRIAVAKYIGMGSLVLATPLLQLLRRCLPQAEIALVTAANLAGLARMLPVDKVFAWHVRSLGAALTTLPSFIAGLRRWRPDAFFDLEFFANASALIAWLSGAPVRVGFHHAQSPRGRLLTHYLPVTPRHTAELFAALAWAVGIPTDPLPVLFPPRYDFNRVSPAIRSLPQPFLVINPNAGELAPQRRWHPERFRALLRHLLSVFPSLHFVAIGSDSERAYVTSVLAELASHPRVHNLAGQLNLDELCFLLERAAALVTNDSGPMHLAAALGTPCVALFGPETPDHYGPPSGPHQVLYKRLPCSPCLTPFDGKQFPCPFEVRCLQSIGVDEVVAAVKKVLSAKGLAAAQP